Proteins encoded by one window of Anopheles maculipalpis chromosome 2RL, idAnoMacuDA_375_x, whole genome shotgun sequence:
- the LOC126558104 gene encoding ELAV-like protein 4 translates to MGDILWQPAMNEPSTSQPQVPRLTENDQLFDELLENIVYVGNLPKTIMLTDLIELFKYAGRIERVAWYGEHRTDINTKVAFVRFRHSRHAKEAAKWDRIRYHDSILIVMQIFKDQWFDMSVSIMVRNIRDDTTDWQLYEAFRRFGKIYGILIPTHGTAYVGFYYEGETQCALEMNNNMFNGNRMRVEMLRRNLPLQQIDIFDITKNEVRLLRDMLLEVDEKLEQFYSAYDEAFNYSSKDYRRWKRKRRRVTPLLSDSSSSSESSSSSVSELSNRSVNEVRRILCGSNEENRCLGIFGMNPDTTEKTLMKLFSRYGHVKDIKLIYDGKTNVSRGYSFIYFKHASDARRAQRKLNGTMLEGRKVRVDFSRSKPHEPRADRRKRVSPTAVATAAASTSADRCCHRRHGSTHHKKRKKRRVCYSSSDSE, encoded by the exons ATGGGTGATATTCTATGGCAGCCAGCTATGAACGAACCGTCGACGTCCCAACCGCAAGTGCCGCGGTTAACCGAAAATGATCAACTGTTTGATGAGCTGCTGGAAAACATCGTGTACGTAGGTAACCTGCCGAAAACCATCATGCTGACCGATCTGATCGAGCTGTTCAAGTACGCCGGCCGGATCGAACGCGTCGCCTGGTACGGCGAGCATAGGACCGACATAAACACGAAAGTAGCGTTCGTACGCTTCCGGCACTCGCGGCACGCGAAGGAAGCGGCCAAATGGGACCGGATACGTTACCACGACTCGATACTGATCGTGATGCAGATATTCAAGGACCAATGGTTCGACATGAGCGTATCGATAATGGTGCGAAACATACGTGACG ACACAACCGACTGGCAGCTGTACGAAGCGTTTCGACGATTTGGCAAAATATACGGCATTCTTATACCGACACATGGGACCGCATACGTGGGCTTCTACTACGAGGGTGAAACACAATGTGCGCTGGAAATGAACAACAACATGTTCAACGGCAACAGAATGCGGGTGGAAATGTTACGCCGGAATCTGCCGCTGCAGCAGATCGATATCTTCGACATAACAAAGAACGAGGTTCGGCTGCTGCGCGACATGCTGCTCGAGGTGGACGAAAAGCTGGAACAGTTTTACTCCGCGTACGATGAAGCGTTCAATTACTCCTCGAAAGATTACCGCCGGTGGAAGCGAAAGCGGCGCCGCGTAACGCCACTGCTGAGTGATTCCAGCTCGTCGTCGGAAAGCAGCTCGTCCAGCGTGTCGGAACTGTCGAACCGGAGCGTGAACGAGGTACGGCGCATCCTTTGCGGCTCGAACGAAGAGAACCGCTGTCTCGGCATCTTCGGCATGAACCCGGACACGACGGAAAAGACGCTGATGAAGCTCTTCTCCCGGTACGGGCACGTGAAAGACATCAAGCTGATATACGATGGCAAAACGAACGTGTCCCGTGGCTACTCGTTCATCTATTTTAAGCATGCCAGCGATGCACGCCGAGCGCAGCGGAAGCTGAACGGTACCATGCTCGAAGGGCGCAAGGTGCGGGTCGATTTTAGCCGCAGCAAACCACACGAACCGAGGGCTGACCGGCGCAAACGTGTGTCACCGACGGCGGTCGCTACTGCTGCCGCGTCAACCAGTGCCGATCGATGTTGCCATCGCCGGCATGGCAGTACGCATCACAAGAAGCGTAAAAAGCGACGCGTGTGCTACTCCTCGTCGGACTCGGAATAG